The genomic segment TTATAAGATCTGAAAGGGAATTCAATCCGTCTGAAATAAGCGACACACTTTTAAAAACATGTCCTGAAACTATTTTAAGCAATGCAAGGACTATATTTACAGCTATTGCAAATTTCGAAACAAAAATCATTCTTCTATTCTGTTTTCTTTCTTCCCTGAAATTTCCAAGTTCATAAAATCCATCCTTATTTTTTATAAAACGCTGCTTTTCAAGAAAATTATTCATGTGTTTGTGATTCTCCACAACAAGTGAATCAAAGTTATTGTTTATGAGCCAGTTTATAAGATATTTCAGAAGTATTGAACCAAAACCGTTGTTTCTGAGCTTTTTATTAATGAATATTCTTTTAAGACAGGCTTTTTCAGCAAGTTCAACTATTGCATATCCTAGAATGTTATCTTTTTCAGTTATGTAGAAAAGACTTTCTGAATCATTTTTTCCTTGAAATTCAAAATCATTATCCAGTTTTTTCAGCTGCTCAAATAATTCAATATTTTTTCCAGTTTTTTCCAGTTTTAATATTTCCATTTTAAATTTTCTCCCTGATAATTTAAATCAAATATTACAAAAAAATAGCAATTAGGATTTCCTTTCTTGCTATGCTGTATATTGTCTTTTATTGTCAATGTATTTTTGTCATACATCGGGCTCTCGAAAGAATTTTACCACCTGTTTCTTGCCTTAAAGACTCAAAAACAGCGACCCTGTAAACCTAGAGAAATCAACTTAGTGCTGCTTCGTTCCCGCCCTGACACGGTTCGCTGACTCTCTACAATACAGGACTATTTTCTCAACACCTTTAAAGCAAGGCTTTGATACTAAAATTTCCCTTAAGCCCGACATCACCTCTACTAAAGCGGATTGTAGATACAGGGCACCGCTAACTCCCCAGCTAGTATGACAAAATATATTTTATCATTTTTTTTTATTGTTGTCAATGCTTTAAAATAATAAATTATTCTTATTGTTTATTAAAATATATTTAATTAATTATAAAAATATGGTATAATAACCTCAACCTTTGTTCTTATGAACAGAAAGGAAGTTCTACAATGTCATATATTATGACAGAAGTTTTTATCAATGTAACTTTAACTTTGATTGTATATTTCATAATCAAGTTAATTGAAAAGAACAAAGATAAAAACTAAATTAAAATCCCCTGCTACCACAGGGGATTTTTTTGGTTTTACATGTCATATATCATACTAGATTTAGTGTATCATATTTTTTATTTTTTATCAATAGTTAATTTTTCTAATTAGAAATTTTTCTATTTTAAAACAACAAATTATTTTTATGGTTTATTAAAATATATTTAATTCATTATAAAAATATGATATAATAATTTCAACCTTCGTTCTTAGGAACAGAAAGGAGGGTTTTTTATGTCATATATCATGACAGAAGTTTTTATCAATGTAACTTCGGCTTTGATTGTATATTTCATAATCAAGTTAATTGAAAAGAGCAAAGATAAAAACTAAATGAAAATCCCCTGTGACAGCAGGGGATTTTTTGGTTTTACATGTCATATATCATACTAAATTTAGTATATCATATTTTTTATTTTTTATCAATACCTTTTCCTATTAACTGTTCTAATAATTCTTTCAAAGTCTTTCGGCAGTTTATCATAAGGATTTGGCTGCACTCCGTCTGTCACCATAATCCATCCTGCATTACGTCTTTTTGAAAGTTTTATTATTTCCTCATATTGATCAGGTTTTGCCGCATAGACAATATGCCATATGTGTGAGGAGTTATCCTCATCATTTTCAAACTCAGACTCAGGTCCGGTAAATCTATTTATATACTCATCTGCTGTAATTTCACTTGTTACAAAAATATCTGCATATGGAGCAAGTTTATCAGTGATTTGCCTTCCAGGATTGGCAACTACAATATTTTCCTTCCCTTTTCCCTTCACATATTCATAAACTGCTTTCATATAGGCAGGCTGGTTTGCATCATCCACTCCCACTTCATCAAAGAAAAAACCGCTTAGATTATCTTTTCCATACAATTCATAATACTTATCTACATCTGCTAGAACTTCTGTCAATGGACGTTTCTGATAGTTTGTCCTTATATATGCAATATTTTTAATTCCGGCTTTCATATTTTCCTTCAGTTGCCTTTCATAATTCGGATCAATTTTATCTCCAGGCCCGCTGTTAGGATTGATTATTACGTAAGGTATATTTTTCCCACCTTCTTTAATAACTTCCTTCCAGTAATTACTGTCATCAGAAGGATAACTATAAGCCGCCAGAACAACAGATTGCTTTCTTTCAAGTTTTTTCTTCATATATACTGCAAAAGCACATATTCCCACTAGTACAACTGCCATTAATACTATTTTTTTCATATTATAGTCCTTTTTTCCAATTTATATTACTGTTTCTTTATTTTTTCAATAACATCTGCGTCAAATTTACCATTTTTCAGCATTTCTATTTCAAACTTATATGGCGGTACTGTTTTTGCACCCTTTTCAGGTGTCAAAGCCACATAAGGTGTTTCCAGTATCTTTGGTAAATGTGAAAACTTTTCATAATGAGCTATTTTATTAAGTGCTTCAAATCCTATCGTTCCAAATCCAAGATTTTCATGTCTGTCCTTCATTGCTCCTCTGGGATTTTTACTGTCATTCAAGTGAATTACAGATATTCTGTCGATTCCTACGATTCTGTCAAACTCTTTTATAACTCCTTCAAAGTCATTTACAATGTCATAACCTGCATCATTTACGTGGCAAGTGTCAAAACATACTGAAAGTTTATCCTTAAGTTTTACTCCGTCTATTATTTTTGCTATTTCTTCAAAGCTTCTTCCACATTCACTTCCTTTTCCTGCCATAGTTTCAAGTGCCACTGTTGTTTTCTGTTCCTTTGTCAGAACTTCATTCAGTCCTTCTACTATTTTTGCAATTCCTATTTCTGCACCTTCTCCTACATGGGCACCTGGATGAAGGACTATTCTAGGTGCACCTATTGCATCCGTTCTTTCTATTTCTGTTCTCAGAAACTGTACTGCAATTTCAAAAGTTTCAGGTTTTACAGCATTTCCAAGATTTATTATATATGGAGCATGGACAACAATATCCTCCACTGAAATATTATTTTCCTTCATTA from the Leptotrichia sp. oral taxon 215 str. W9775 genome contains:
- a CDS encoding spherulation-specific family 4 protein; this encodes MKKIVLMAVVLVGICAFAVYMKKKLERKQSVVLAAYSYPSDDSNYWKEVIKEGGKNIPYVIINPNSGPGDKIDPNYERQLKENMKAGIKNIAYIRTNYQKRPLTEVLADVDKYYELYGKDNLSGFFFDEVGVDDANQPAYMKAVYEYVKGKGKENIVVANPGRQITDKLAPYADIFVTSEITADEYINRFTGPESEFENDEDNSSHIWHIVYAAKPDQYEEIIKLSKRRNAGWIMVTDGVQPNPYDKLPKDFERIIRTVNRKRY
- a CDS encoding deoxyribonuclease IV; this encodes MSKKEMFKIGSHVGMSGKKMFLGSVEEALSYGANTFMIYTGAPQNTRRKPIDELNIEAGLKLMKENNISVEDIVVHAPYIINLGNAVKPETFEIAVQFLRTEIERTDAIGAPRIVLHPGAHVGEGAEIGIAKIVEGLNEVLTKEQKTTVALETMAGKGSECGRSFEEIAKIIDGVKLKDKLSVCFDTCHVNDAGYDIVNDFEGVIKEFDRIVGIDRISVIHLNDSKNPRGAMKDRHENLGFGTIGFEALNKIAHYEKFSHLPKILETPYVALTPEKGAKTVPPYKFEIEMLKNGKFDADVIEKIKKQ